agtaaTATGACGGATTAAGTGTGATTTGCTAAAAATGACTAAAAGGTGCTACAAAAAAGTAGGCTATATATTTCGAAAAACTTCCTTATAAACAACTTTGGAAGTTTTATTTGTGAGTCCGCCATTTTtatctaaaattaataattttaatcccTTTCTGCTTGGAACTCTAGATAAGGCAACATACAATTGTCCATGTGAAAAAATTGGATCTTTGAGAAACAAACCAGCCTTTGATAATGACTGTCCTTTACTTTTATTAATAGTCATTGTAAAACATACGACCAAAGGAAACTATCTTCTTGTGAATTCGaacggattttttttttctaatggaGTTAAAAAcattcttggaataaaagtcCGGTTTCCAATATTAGTTCCAGTTATTCTATGTGCCTCAATAACACGTTTTCCCAATGATATCAACTGTAGTCTTGTGCCATTACATAATCTGTTTTTCTGATCAATATTTCTTAGTAACATTACCGGAACaccaatttttaaaactaacttaTGATTTAGTAGACCGGATACTTTGAGACCATTTAATACATCAGGGGAGTATAAAGTTGCATCAAACTGATCATGGACAAATTTGGATTCACATATGCTGTCTGAACATAAATATTCAACCTCGTCTCCTAGAAACTTCTTAAGCAAACGGTCGTTTATTTCCTAAACAACTTCATTTTTTGGAGCAAGTATCGCTCTTTCTTGGAAATAATTTGTATTGCTATAGTTCTTGAAAATTGAAGGATATAAAAACTTAATTAAGGAACCTATAGGATCATGTGAATCATTAATGACCATATCATCCAGAATATCGATAATCGTTTCACCGTCGTTCGGACCACCAAGTTTGCCTTCTCCTATATCCAATAGCCAATTTGCATAATCTCTTATTTTTTCTATATCCGATTGATCCTTCCAACAGTTAGCCTCATGTTGTTTTGTTAATCTATGGACTTTGCCATGTTGCCATAAATATGAAGAACTCAAAGAAGCATTTACAATGTTCTGTCTACTGTCAACCGGAACAACAGGTAGAATTTGTCTGAAATCTCCTCCAAAGACAATACCTTTCCCTCCAAATGGAAT
The genomic region above belongs to Lactuca sativa cultivar Salinas chromosome 4, Lsat_Salinas_v11, whole genome shotgun sequence and contains:
- the LOC128133374 gene encoding uncharacterized protein LOC128133374 → MVHKHAFESLDRTLKDELRCGNSSISNIPFGGKGIVFGGDFRQILPVVPVDSRQNIVNASLSSSYLWQHGKVHRLTKQHEANCWKDQSDIEKIRDYANWLLDIGEGKLGGPNDGETIIDILDDMVINDSHDPIGSLIKFLYPSIFKNYSNTNYFQERAILAPKNEVV